A region of the Bacillus solimangrovi genome:
AATTCTGGTGCAGATGATTATATATCAAAGCCCTTTATCGGTGATGAAGTTGTTGCTAGAGTAAACGCAGTGCTTAGAAGACCGAAGCAAGTCTATGAAGAGCATGAGGTACGATATTTCGGTAGCTTGAAGGTTGATTTGAAAGCTGTTACGGTATCTTTGAATGGAGTTGATCTGAATTTATCACCTCGTGACTTATCATTGCTAATCTTCCTTGCGCAAAATTCAAATCAAACATTTACACGAGAGCAGTTAATAGAACATGTTTGGGGAATAGATTATGATGGAAGTGATCGAGCGGTAGATTTGTCGATTAAACGGATTAGGCAATCATTACGAAATTGGTCGAATACTGAGGGAGAAATTAAAACGATCAGAGGTTTGGGTTACCAATTTAGTGTACATACATAAACGTTATTACTTACTTTAATCTATAGCAACACAACCTGTTCAATTTAGAATGATATCAATGGAATAAAATAACCTGTGTTGTTAATGTAGTATATTAATCATTGTTATTAATTGAATAAGCATATTAAGGAGGAACTATTGATGATTAAGAATATTGCTACTGTAGCAGTGTATGTGGATGATCAACAAAAAGCAAAGGATTTTTGGACGAATAAGGTTGGTTTTGAGGTTGTAGCTGAGTTTCCAATGGGACCGAATGTTAGTTGGATTGAAGTGGCACCAAAAAATGCTCAAACACGTTTAGTTTTATATCCAAAGTCGATGATGCAAGGTTCAGAAAGTATGAAGGCTTCTATTGTATTAGAGTGTGATAATGTATTTGATACATATGAGCAATTGAAAATAAACGGTGTTCAATTTATTGATGAACCAAAAGAAATGCAATGGGGAACATTTGTGCAATTTAGAGATGAAGAGGGAAATCAATATTTGTTGAAAAGTTAATA
Encoded here:
- a CDS encoding VOC family protein codes for the protein MIKNIATVAVYVDDQQKAKDFWTNKVGFEVVAEFPMGPNVSWIEVAPKNAQTRLVLYPKSMMQGSESMKASIVLECDNVFDTYEQLKINGVQFIDEPKEMQWGTFVQFRDEEGNQYLLKS
- a CDS encoding response regulator transcription factor; the encoded protein is MGMILIVEDEMAISRVLKAYLEKAGFQTETAFDGDEAIEKFDNIQPSLVLLDVMLPNRDGWSILKEIRSISSCPVIMLTALGDINYKLTGLNSGADDYISKPFIGDEVVARVNAVLRRPKQVYEEHEVRYFGSLKVDLKAVTVSLNGVDLNLSPRDLSLLIFLAQNSNQTFTREQLIEHVWGIDYDGSDRAVDLSIKRIRQSLRNWSNTEGEIKTIRGLGYQFSVHT